A single Methylomonas sp. AM2-LC DNA region contains:
- a CDS encoding acylneuraminate cytidylyltransferase family protein, producing the protein MKIETLILIPARSGSKGIPDKNIKLLGGKPLIAWTAEILSKANLKASLAILSTDSEKYAKLGRDLGLLTPFIRPAEYAADDSSAVSVVLNALQWFETEYGYIPEQLLWLQPTSPFRSAEMILKAFTLLTKQQADAVVACKEIHRNLSTLFYQENGHLSALSKNTPIQTTRQQIKPLLTPNGALYLCNTAAFLKNKSFYPDQTIPLIMNTVMSLDIDSEEDWLLAEAYIKQGLVK; encoded by the coding sequence ATGAAAATAGAAACACTGATCTTGATTCCTGCCCGTAGTGGCTCAAAGGGCATTCCAGATAAAAATATTAAGCTTTTGGGGGGGAAGCCTTTGATAGCCTGGACGGCCGAAATTTTATCAAAAGCCAATTTGAAAGCCAGCTTGGCAATTTTATCCACCGATTCTGAAAAGTATGCAAAGTTAGGGCGAGATTTAGGTTTGCTTACTCCCTTTATTCGGCCTGCTGAGTATGCAGCGGATGATAGCTCCGCAGTTAGCGTTGTATTGAATGCTTTGCAATGGTTTGAAACAGAATACGGCTATATTCCTGAGCAACTGCTTTGGTTACAGCCTACTTCGCCGTTCCGTTCTGCTGAAATGATCCTGAAGGCTTTTACACTGTTAACTAAGCAACAGGCAGATGCTGTAGTTGCCTGCAAAGAAATTCACCGAAATTTAAGTACATTGTTTTATCAGGAAAATGGACATTTGAGCGCACTGAGTAAAAACACACCTATCCAAACGACACGCCAACAAATAAAACCTTTGTTGACACCCAATGGTGCATTATATTTATGTAATACGGCAGCATTTTTGAAAAACAAATCGTTTTATCCTGACCAAACTATTCCATTGATTATGAATACCGTGATGAGTCTGGATATTGATAGTGAAGAGGATTGGCTGTTAGCCGAGGCATATATTAAACAAGGTCTAGTGAAATGA
- a CDS encoding NAD-dependent 4,6-dehydratase LegB gives MNTVLVTGADGFIGSHLVEMLVAQGFNVRALAQYNSFNSWGWLEDISCKNDIEVICGDIRDPQFCQTLCRNVSTVFHLAALIAIPYSYLAPDSYIDTNIKGTLNICQAARNNGVQRLIHTSTSEVYGTARYVPIDEQHPLQPQSPYSASKIGADAMALSFYHAFDLAVTIARPFNTYGPRQSARAVIPTIITQIANGKKQIQLGDVSPTRDFNYVEDTCRGFMALAASDLTIGETVNIGSNSEISVGDTLQLIKIIMGSDVEFLLDEQRLRPEKSEVQRLWCDNSKIARLTGFMPQVGLEQGLRQTVAWFSNQQHLKKYKADIYNV, from the coding sequence ATGAATACGGTATTAGTGACTGGCGCCGATGGATTTATTGGTTCGCATTTAGTCGAAATGTTAGTCGCACAAGGTTTTAATGTCAGGGCTCTAGCTCAGTATAATTCTTTCAATTCTTGGGGATGGCTGGAAGATATAAGCTGTAAGAATGATATTGAAGTGATTTGTGGCGATATTCGTGATCCGCAATTTTGTCAAACACTCTGTCGGAATGTCAGTACTGTTTTTCATCTGGCGGCACTAATTGCCATACCTTATTCTTATCTGGCACCGGATAGTTATATTGATACCAATATAAAAGGAACTTTAAATATTTGTCAGGCTGCCAGAAACAATGGTGTGCAGCGGTTGATTCATACTTCAACCAGCGAAGTCTATGGTACAGCGCGTTATGTGCCCATTGATGAACAGCATCCTTTACAGCCCCAGTCGCCGTATAGTGCTTCAAAAATTGGTGCTGATGCCATGGCTTTAAGCTTTTATCATGCTTTTGATTTAGCTGTGACAATTGCCAGGCCTTTTAATACCTATGGCCCTAGGCAGTCTGCGAGAGCTGTTATTCCCACTATTATCACTCAGATTGCAAACGGCAAAAAACAAATACAATTGGGCGATGTTTCACCAACACGCGATTTTAATTATGTAGAAGATACTTGTAGAGGATTTATGGCTTTGGCTGCTTCAGATCTTACCATCGGAGAAACGGTCAATATTGGTTCAAATAGTGAAATTTCGGTGGGTGATACCCTGCAACTTATTAAAATCATTATGGGTAGCGACGTAGAGTTTTTGCTGGATGAACAGCGATTACGACCGGAAAAATCTGAGGTGCAACGCTTATGGTGTGATAACAGCAAGATTGCCCGTCTGACTGGCTTTATGCCACAAGTAGGTTTAGAACAAGGGTTACGTCAAACGGTGGCTTGGTTTTCTAATCAACAACACCTAAAAAAATATAAAGCGGACATTTACAATGTTTGA
- a CDS encoding methyltransferase domain-containing protein has translation MPELADLSPQFKKFHLGCGTIFIKGYLNIGWWTHLGEDALYANPNGVADTYLYNHDLVKGIPAADNSLEVVYHSHLLEHLSNLEGIDFIAACYRVLQPGGLLRILVPDLELWAKNYINGNQFFFDEYRRLGLENNSDLYPTNGAVFMGMLHNHGHKMGYDFDTLKSVLQQAGFERIRRTMVQDSDLPDIVEVEPYFPLKALESLCIECYKPT, from the coding sequence ATGCCTGAGTTAGCCGATCTATCTCCACAATTTAAAAAGTTCCATTTAGGATGTGGAACCATCTTCATAAAAGGCTACTTAAATATTGGCTGGTGGACTCATCTGGGAGAAGATGCATTATATGCCAATCCCAATGGCGTAGCTGATACCTACCTGTATAATCACGATTTGGTTAAAGGCATTCCCGCAGCGGACAACAGCCTGGAAGTAGTCTATCATTCACACCTTCTGGAACATTTAAGTAACCTTGAAGGGATAGATTTTATTGCCGCTTGTTACCGAGTACTGCAACCAGGTGGTCTGTTACGTATTCTGGTTCCTGATTTGGAGCTATGGGCAAAAAACTATATCAATGGTAATCAGTTTTTTTTCGATGAATATCGCCGCTTGGGTTTAGAAAACAATTCCGATTTATATCCAACCAACGGGGCAGTTTTTATGGGCATGCTACATAATCATGGTCATAAAATGGGATACGACTTTGATACGTTGAAATCTGTTTTACAACAAGCGGGTTTTGAACGCATTCGCCGTACTATGGTACAGGATAGCGATCTACCCGATATTGTTGAAGTTGAGCCGTATTTCCCACTTAAAGCTTTGGAAAGTCTATGTATTGAGTGCTACAAGCCTACATAA
- a CDS encoding glycosyltransferase family 10, whose amino-acid sequence MIIVKIVGSLAQQLSQYAFGCECARLLNTELKLDTLSAIDDNIDQTVLSRLFRGNYIANNQEIANAKLNGIIKEESLSFDPTIFTRIQDGIYIDGTWTDFRYSEHSLNTLRSNIQPDSNLGSEYNKLHIAMDANNSVAIDLRHAAYNQPTFSNTYIEDACKEMLHQIPNAHFFVFTDQSEPQFKSDYAFTTIVCKSSETEDSYFRLILACQHHIVTYNSLTYWAALLNTETGKVVIAPQQVFQPNDAELKVRFGIVKQPIWPRHWLVLPSRIIQTPPTSPIIGGRNSGKPIRVGVWNYYEEITRNGFLFHNTEASIGANLLKPWLDLYQYGQAHGFSFVTLDQINSIDELDAVLFMDRPRSGHPLIEALLAANIQKYLLLYECEVIKPDNWDTEYHKQFDRIFTWSDVHVDGRRYVKINFAIDNNSPYDFEVLKSAFEQRKLATIIAGAKQSHHPKSLYPDRIRTIEWFQASAPNAFDLYGVGWNSDLFPSYRGKVQDKLATLSQYRFSICYENAKHIPGYITEKLLDCFRAGTVPVYGGAPNIERWIPKDCYIDIGQFQTYFQMYEHLASMDAATHSAYLDRISNFLESEQSYPFSTACFISTLTEFIAWDVQTSRNQIPQLLSSASIEATNYSGASLIQNLDTLHVEIETSQQQKSASTLARRKSFEQAGRPDLIVYFTYGEELPVFVRARALWQFFISHYPNVRAIFVRETEKLERGEVQENGYDLLIGIGGNESPETLERNGYAATGIWSANENKRCIYRQMAIYDYLLRTHDKPFYVYQATITSVVDFRGLFALIDSMPTSGCYAGMPGRLQTPVELEGLTFVCGTNSLFSSDMLKLMRNRYDPGHVYTTLPNDIWQALILQDFQRISIPFFSFVKPRSDVGKNNIELLTKRLLQEGHFHFRVKTTSAEAGYASREDTDPWIMLIVMKAILESHPSPQANQQLIDKLVQSLGAANGKTLSAFNENNFFNVPRNFPFNDLEAEIIYPDLADRL is encoded by the coding sequence ATGATCATTGTCAAAATAGTGGGTTCGCTTGCACAGCAATTAAGCCAATACGCGTTTGGGTGTGAATGTGCAAGACTATTAAATACCGAGCTTAAATTAGATACGCTATCAGCTATTGACGACAACATTGATCAGACTGTCTTAAGTCGCTTGTTTAGAGGGAATTACATAGCAAATAATCAGGAAATAGCCAACGCGAAATTGAATGGTATTATCAAAGAAGAGAGTCTATCGTTTGATCCAACAATTTTTACACGTATCCAAGATGGTATATATATCGATGGTACCTGGACTGACTTCCGTTATAGTGAACACAGTTTAAACACGCTACGTAGCAATATCCAGCCAGATTCGAATTTAGGTTCCGAGTATAACAAGCTACATATCGCAATGGATGCAAATAATTCGGTAGCCATTGACTTACGTCATGCTGCATATAATCAGCCGACATTTTCAAACACTTATATTGAAGATGCCTGCAAAGAAATGCTGCATCAGATTCCCAATGCACATTTTTTCGTATTCACCGATCAGTCAGAGCCACAATTTAAATCAGACTATGCATTTACAACGATTGTTTGTAAGTCTTCAGAAACTGAAGATAGTTATTTTCGATTAATACTGGCATGCCAACATCATATTGTGACTTACAATAGTCTCACTTATTGGGCTGCTCTACTCAATACTGAGACTGGCAAAGTGGTAATTGCTCCACAACAGGTATTTCAGCCTAACGATGCAGAGCTAAAAGTCAGATTCGGCATCGTTAAACAACCAATCTGGCCTCGTCATTGGTTGGTTTTGCCATCGCGGATTATCCAAACACCACCTACGTCACCCATAATTGGCGGTCGCAATTCAGGCAAACCTATCCGCGTCGGCGTATGGAATTATTATGAAGAAATCACACGCAATGGCTTCCTGTTTCACAACACAGAAGCTTCAATTGGTGCAAATCTGCTTAAGCCATGGTTAGACTTATACCAATATGGTCAAGCACACGGTTTTTCTTTCGTGACTCTCGACCAAATAAATAGTATTGACGAACTTGATGCGGTGCTCTTCATGGATAGACCTCGATCAGGTCATCCATTAATTGAAGCTCTGTTGGCAGCGAATATACAAAAATACCTACTACTTTATGAGTGTGAAGTAATCAAACCTGACAACTGGGACACTGAATATCACAAACAGTTTGATCGAATTTTTACCTGGAGCGATGTACATGTTGATGGGCGGCGCTATGTTAAGATCAATTTCGCCATTGATAATAATTCGCCCTACGACTTTGAGGTTCTGAAGAGCGCGTTTGAGCAACGTAAATTGGCTACTATCATTGCAGGAGCCAAACAATCTCACCATCCTAAGTCTCTCTATCCTGATCGAATTAGAACTATCGAATGGTTTCAGGCAAGCGCACCAAACGCTTTCGATCTTTATGGCGTAGGTTGGAATAGTGATTTATTTCCTAGCTACAGAGGAAAGGTGCAAGACAAACTGGCAACCCTATCCCAATATCGCTTTTCTATTTGTTATGAAAATGCCAAGCATATACCGGGCTATATTACCGAAAAATTGCTGGATTGTTTTCGTGCCGGAACGGTTCCAGTGTATGGTGGAGCGCCCAATATTGAACGCTGGATACCAAAGGACTGCTACATAGATATAGGTCAATTCCAGACCTACTTTCAGATGTATGAACATTTGGCATCCATGGATGCTGCCACGCATAGTGCTTATCTTGATCGCATCAGCAACTTTCTTGAAAGTGAGCAATCCTATCCATTTTCCACGGCATGCTTCATTTCCACGCTTACTGAGTTTATTGCCTGGGACGTACAAACCAGCCGTAATCAGATTCCACAGCTTTTGAGTTCAGCATCAATAGAGGCTACAAATTACTCAGGGGCAAGCTTGATTCAGAACCTGGATACCCTACATGTAGAAATAGAGACGTCACAACAACAAAAATCTGCATCTACTCTGGCGCGTCGTAAATCTTTTGAACAAGCAGGACGACCCGACCTGATTGTATACTTTACTTACGGTGAAGAATTGCCGGTATTTGTTCGTGCTCGAGCATTGTGGCAATTTTTTATTTCCCACTATCCTAATGTTCGAGCTATTTTCGTACGTGAAACAGAAAAACTGGAACGCGGCGAAGTTCAAGAAAACGGTTACGATTTGTTGATAGGAATTGGAGGTAATGAGTCACCTGAAACTCTTGAACGTAATGGTTATGCTGCTACGGGCATTTGGTCTGCAAATGAAAACAAACGCTGTATTTATCGACAAATGGCCATTTACGACTATCTGTTACGTACTCACGATAAACCCTTTTATGTCTATCAGGCCACTATCACTTCAGTAGTCGATTTTCGTGGTTTGTTCGCATTAATAGATTCTATGCCTACATCTGGTTGCTATGCCGGTATGCCCGGACGCTTGCAAACCCCAGTAGAATTAGAAGGATTGACTTTTGTGTGTGGAACTAACTCATTATTCTCGAGTGATATGCTGAAATTGATGCGTAATCGCTACGATCCTGGGCATGTCTATACCACATTACCTAATGACATTTGGCAGGCATTGATTCTTCAGGATTTTCAGCGCATTTCTATACCATTTTTTAGCTTTGTGAAACCGCGTAGCGATGTTGGTAAAAATAACATAGAGTTACTCACAAAACGCTTGTTACAAGAAGGTCACTTCCATTTTCGTGTCAAAACCACCAGTGCGGAAGCGGGTTACGCTTCCAGAGAAGACACCGATCCCTGGATTATGTTGATTGTCATGAAAGCCATTCTTGAAAGTCATCCTTCACCGCAAGCTAATCAACAACTGATAGATAAATTAGTTCAAAGTCTTGGGGCAGCCAATGGCAAGACTTTATCCGCTTTCAATGAGAATAACTTTTTTAACGTTCCACGCAATTTCCCTTTCAATGATCTTGAAGCTGAAATAATTTATCCTGATCTTGCCGACCGTCTTTAG
- a CDS encoding glycosyltransferase family A protein, which yields MAKLSIISHYYNHPQMVLDQIKYWESLPDSFLSQVEFVLVDDCSQQIPEIKPTKLNLKLFKVITDLPWNQAGARNLGAFNASGEWALFFDIDQKFYFEAMEKVLHSLNTLDSMTMYYMRIKELIDITVNQSLLNHPNTFLVNLAQFKIHGMYDEDFVGFYGYEDLYMPQVWEKNGGKRVVFTETDFFEDMGFGTTNLNRDLSRNLALAQQKLAAGCKNSPGILRFEWKPIIHPLSYNASVN from the coding sequence ATGGCAAAGCTTTCGATAATCAGCCACTACTATAATCATCCGCAAATGGTACTGGATCAAATAAAGTACTGGGAATCCCTTCCTGATAGTTTCTTGTCACAGGTAGAATTTGTACTAGTGGATGACTGCTCACAACAGATTCCTGAAATAAAACCGACTAAACTCAATCTAAAATTGTTTAAAGTAATTACAGATCTCCCCTGGAATCAGGCTGGTGCTCGTAATCTTGGGGCCTTTAATGCTAGCGGGGAATGGGCATTATTTTTTGATATAGACCAAAAGTTCTACTTCGAAGCCATGGAAAAAGTACTGCATAGTCTTAATACTTTGGATTCTATGACCATGTATTACATGCGCATCAAAGAATTAATTGATATCACAGTCAACCAATCCTTATTAAATCATCCGAATACTTTTTTAGTTAATTTGGCACAATTTAAAATTCATGGCATGTATGATGAAGATTTTGTCGGATTTTACGGCTATGAAGATTTATACATGCCTCAGGTTTGGGAAAAGAATGGTGGTAAACGGGTTGTTTTTACCGAAACCGACTTCTTCGAAGACATGGGCTTTGGCACCACTAATCTGAATCGGGATTTATCGCGCAATTTGGCGCTAGCACAGCAAAAACTAGCAGCAGGTTGTAAAAACTCTCCCGGTATACTTCGTTTCGAATGGAAACCCATCATTCATCCGCTTTCTTACAATGCGTCGGTAAACTGA
- a CDS encoding TolC family outer membrane protein, which translates to MRKLLFTFLIALIPLKIGFAQDLLETYALAKSNDPDIRATEFRNQATAETKDQSIAQMLPNLTLVGSDGVNQQSVNSFLGTTNQHYTNAQVVFNLKMPVFHWDHWVQLEQSDNKIAQSEAQLQAKSQNLIRRTAEAYFNVLAAQDEFKYSTAEKLALAEQLAQAKQRFEVGTVAITDVYEAQAGFDRSVAGEIEAQKKLDNSKEALREVIGDNPTELRELQGLIPLPQPVPEDIAIWSDAADSNNFSIIAQLNQSEYVRKSIEIQQAKHIPTLDIIGQYTNINNGSVYGYRGDYESVLLQMNVSIYEGGVISSRTRQYTHEYEAALEDLIKLRRSVGRQVKDAYRGVVSNISKIKALEATIKSAEMAVEAVEAGFKIGTRTMVDVVTAQRNLYRIKSDYARSRYDYLIEGVKLKEASGSLSEQDLQQINHYLVGIN; encoded by the coding sequence ATGAGAAAACTTTTATTCACATTTTTAATTGCGCTAATTCCCTTGAAAATTGGTTTTGCCCAGGATTTGCTGGAAACCTACGCGCTTGCCAAAAGTAATGATCCTGATATAAGAGCGACTGAGTTTAGAAATCAGGCTACTGCTGAGACCAAAGATCAAAGCATCGCGCAAATGTTACCTAACCTGACTCTGGTGGGTAGTGATGGTGTAAATCAACAAAGTGTAAATAGCTTTTTGGGCACTACTAATCAACACTATACCAATGCGCAAGTGGTGTTTAACCTGAAAATGCCCGTTTTCCACTGGGATCATTGGGTACAGCTTGAACAAAGTGACAATAAAATTGCGCAAAGTGAAGCGCAATTACAGGCGAAAAGTCAGAACTTAATCCGCCGCACCGCAGAGGCTTACTTCAATGTATTGGCTGCTCAGGATGAATTCAAATATAGTACGGCAGAAAAATTAGCGCTTGCTGAACAATTGGCTCAAGCCAAGCAACGTTTTGAGGTGGGCACAGTTGCTATTACCGATGTGTATGAAGCCCAAGCTGGTTTTGATCGATCCGTTGCTGGCGAAATTGAAGCGCAAAAAAAACTTGATAACAGTAAAGAAGCATTACGCGAAGTCATTGGGGATAACCCCACCGAATTAAGAGAACTTCAAGGCTTAATTCCATTGCCTCAACCAGTTCCAGAAGATATTGCCATATGGTCTGATGCGGCGGATAGTAATAACTTTTCCATTATTGCCCAGCTGAATCAGTCTGAATACGTGCGTAAAAGTATTGAAATACAACAAGCAAAGCATATTCCAACTCTGGATATAATCGGTCAATACACTAACATTAACAATGGCAGTGTTTACGGTTATAGGGGCGATTACGAAAGCGTGCTATTACAAATGAATGTGTCTATCTACGAAGGTGGAGTAATTTCTTCTCGTACGCGTCAATACACACATGAATACGAGGCAGCGCTCGAAGATTTAATCAAGTTAAGGCGTTCAGTTGGTCGGCAAGTAAAAGATGCCTATCGGGGTGTGGTATCCAATATCAGTAAAATTAAAGCCTTGGAAGCAACCATTAAATCTGCAGAAATGGCGGTTGAGGCGGTTGAGGCGGGTTTTAAAATTGGTACCCGCACTATGGTGGATGTGGTAACTGCGCAGCGTAATTTATATAGAATTAAAAGTGACTATGCGCGAAGTCGTTACGATTATCTAATCGAAGGCGTGAAATTAAAAGAGGCATCCGGAAGCTTGAGTGAACAGGATTTACAGCAAATTAATCATTATCTAGTCGGGATTAATTGA
- a CDS encoding tetratricopeptide repeat protein translates to MSHTNPSISTAPQTLFQVVEQAYAQASQGKLSLIDLINAAQQLGEAKHFTLAIQLYRLWIEHTDSPVSYIAQFNLAVLLSNCNDDNGAELAYRAAISQKPTFIEGNLNLGTLLERLGRPEEALDLWRNVLTIIDQNVPSDLIFYIQALNNLGRLLEVQKQLPEAEAMLTESLKQNPDQPNVITHWIHLRQKLCKWPVFSNTFNIPTENLIAGTSALAMLSAFDDPKLQLETASRYVEQKVLKGVRYLSSKQSYGHKRLRIGYLSSDFCSHAVSILTAELYGLHDRTKFEVFGFCWSHEDGSPLRARVISGMDQHIKIGTLSDEAAAQLIRSHEIDILVDLNGLTLGTRHNILAYRPAPVQITWLGFPGTTAQPEIDYVLSDPFVLPPELEPFFTEKPLHMPHTFQINDRQRIIGPCPSRESCQLPEDSFVFCSFNNTYKLTPEVFEAWLRILKRVPNSILWLVADNDTVRENLIKYALEQGIDSKRIHFAERVAPSEYLARFQVADLFLDTFPFGAGTTASDALWAGLPVLTRAGRTFASRMAGSLLQAVKLPELITYDLKDYEDKAVELALQPQRIEIMKQQLVENRLSCKLFDSPSFVRDFEALCTQVIEQLPSAPKQSNVIDVDLSYIKSPLDLNIKDRRYVIVAPPFQHNSAGIRVLYDLQKWLVLAGLDAIVCTWFQGYPLEQFANDIVIYPEVVPGNLLNAKRVIRYILNVPGKLGHGEKTYDPSEVLVAYNQELAHYANGVMLQVPSIEPFFYSSDCEKPVNAVFVGKGQDLGLHPADCIAITKSYPETRRQLADLLRTVKTLFIYDDFSMIAQEARLCGCELILIKSDGAFVDYPLQNFPTLEEFKLQLHEFIEMTKKL, encoded by the coding sequence ATGTCACATACAAATCCATCCATTTCCACAGCACCGCAAACACTCTTTCAAGTAGTAGAGCAAGCCTATGCTCAAGCTAGCCAAGGTAAATTATCGCTTATCGATCTTATCAATGCAGCTCAACAACTCGGAGAAGCTAAACATTTTACTTTAGCGATCCAACTATACAGACTCTGGATTGAGCACACCGACTCACCAGTCTCCTATATTGCACAATTTAATCTAGCGGTGCTTTTATCAAACTGCAACGATGATAACGGTGCCGAACTTGCGTACCGAGCAGCAATCTCTCAAAAACCTACTTTCATTGAAGGTAATTTAAATCTGGGCACATTGCTGGAACGCTTAGGGAGACCCGAAGAAGCCCTTGATTTGTGGCGTAATGTATTGACTATTATCGACCAGAATGTACCATCAGACTTGATATTCTACATCCAGGCACTGAATAATTTAGGGCGGCTTTTAGAAGTACAAAAGCAACTACCTGAAGCAGAAGCCATGCTGACAGAGAGTCTAAAACAAAACCCAGACCAACCCAATGTCATTACACACTGGATACATTTGCGCCAAAAACTCTGTAAATGGCCAGTCTTTAGCAATACTTTTAATATCCCAACTGAAAACTTAATTGCTGGCACCTCGGCATTAGCTATGTTAAGTGCCTTTGATGATCCCAAATTGCAACTTGAAACCGCAAGCCGCTATGTAGAGCAAAAAGTACTTAAGGGTGTCCGCTATCTATCATCCAAACAATCCTATGGTCATAAACGTCTACGCATTGGCTATCTATCCTCTGATTTTTGTTCGCATGCTGTATCGATACTAACGGCAGAACTTTACGGTCTCCATGATCGTACTAAATTTGAAGTTTTTGGTTTCTGCTGGAGTCATGAAGATGGCTCACCATTACGCGCTCGTGTAATCAGCGGTATGGATCAACATATAAAAATTGGCACACTCAGTGACGAAGCGGCTGCGCAGCTCATTCGTTCACATGAAATTGACATTTTAGTTGACTTGAATGGCCTAACCCTTGGCACTCGCCATAACATTTTGGCCTATCGTCCAGCGCCTGTACAAATTACTTGGCTAGGATTTCCTGGCACCACAGCACAACCCGAGATCGATTACGTTCTATCCGATCCTTTCGTGTTACCACCGGAACTGGAGCCTTTCTTTACAGAAAAGCCACTCCATATGCCACACACGTTCCAAATTAATGATCGTCAGCGTATCATTGGCCCCTGCCCTAGTAGAGAAAGTTGTCAACTTCCTGAAGATAGTTTCGTCTTTTGCTCATTCAACAACACCTACAAGCTTACGCCTGAAGTTTTTGAAGCTTGGCTACGTATCCTGAAGCGCGTACCCAATAGTATTCTATGGCTGGTAGCCGATAATGACACTGTCAGAGAAAACCTAATTAAGTATGCTCTTGAACAGGGTATAGACTCCAAACGCATTCACTTCGCCGAACGTGTCGCCCCCTCCGAATATCTTGCCCGTTTCCAGGTTGCCGATCTGTTTCTTGATACATTTCCGTTTGGCGCAGGCACCACGGCCAGTGATGCACTGTGGGCAGGTTTGCCGGTATTAACAAGAGCTGGACGCACATTTGCATCTCGCATGGCAGGAAGTTTGCTACAAGCAGTTAAATTACCAGAGTTAATCACGTACGACTTAAAAGATTATGAAGATAAAGCGGTAGAATTGGCATTACAGCCTCAGCGCATTGAAATCATGAAGCAACAACTGGTTGAAAACCGCTTGAGCTGCAAATTATTTGACAGTCCCAGTTTTGTGCGTGATTTTGAGGCATTATGTACTCAGGTGATTGAGCAATTACCCAGCGCCCCTAAACAAAGCAATGTTATTGATGTCGATCTTAGCTATATCAAGTCCCCACTAGACCTCAACATCAAAGATCGCCGATATGTAATAGTGGCCCCTCCATTTCAACATAACTCAGCAGGCATACGCGTATTGTACGACCTGCAAAAGTGGCTTGTACTTGCTGGCCTGGATGCCATAGTCTGCACTTGGTTTCAAGGCTATCCGCTTGAACAATTTGCCAACGATATTGTCATTTATCCTGAAGTGGTACCGGGTAACTTACTGAATGCTAAACGGGTAATCCGCTATATACTCAATGTACCCGGCAAGCTGGGACACGGTGAAAAAACCTATGACCCCAGTGAAGTTTTAGTCGCTTACAATCAGGAATTGGCTCACTATGCAAACGGTGTCATGTTGCAAGTCCCCTCAATTGAGCCATTCTTCTATTCTAGCGACTGCGAAAAGCCAGTCAACGCTGTATTTGTTGGCAAAGGCCAGGATTTGGGCCTGCATCCAGCAGACTGTATTGCTATCACAAAAAGTTATCCTGAAACACGTAGACAACTTGCCGACTTGCTACGTACCGTGAAAACACTTTTTATATATGACGACTTCAGTATGATTGCCCAAGAAGCGCGCCTGTGTGGTTGCGAGCTTATACTGATTAAGAGTGATGGTGCTTTTGTTGATTATCCGCTTCAAAATTTCCCTACGCTAGAAGAATTTAAACTCCAGTTACATGAGTTTATCGAAATGACTAAGAAACTTTGA